In a single window of the Nicotiana tomentosiformis chromosome 10, ASM39032v3, whole genome shotgun sequence genome:
- the LOC104098001 gene encoding uncharacterized protein, with protein sequence MCNTCIWMDIRLGVTAKNICNSFYSAWVFRFTTLFFLVSLLAGWNKIVDVSPTLSTTNILAEEVQHCKVSFKSRYYGSDGSYKKKNKRPLSEMDRNVNRREKYKAMSEEKKQKLLLQRRLKYQESKTRTPPENIIVDRLTGIMDPPECSTNTSYILHPAFNTSKDHPLPCALGNERDVLHPLSMYEKGSTSAVPGELRNKDSEIVTRRGRTPTTKFAPIIGQMRSNYALLKKVPICKFSSVKRFEYEPPAFCCESA encoded by the exons ATGTGTAACACCTGCATTTGGATGGATATCCGATTAGGGGTGACCGCCAAAAATATCTGCAACAGCTTCTATTCCGCTTGGGTTTTCCGGTTTACTACTCTGTTCTTTTTGGTCTCTCTACTTGCTGGCTGGAACAA AATTGTTGACGTTTCTCCTACGTTAAGTACAACCAACATACTTGCAGAAGAAGTTCAGCACTGTAAAG TATCATTTAAGAGTAGATACTACGGTTCTGATGGatcatacaaaaaaaaaaacaagcggCCTCTATCAGAAATGGATAGGAATGTCAACCGACGTGAAAAATACAAAGCGATGTCCGAAGAGAAAAAGCAAAAGTTGTTACTACAACGTCGACTTAAATACCAAGAGTCAAAGACACGTACACCTCCTGAGAATATAATTGTGGATCGCTTGACTGGAATAATGGATCCACCTGAATGCTCTACGAACACTTCTTACATTCTGCATCCAG CTTTTAATACGTCTAAGGATCATCCTCTGCCTTGTGCTTTGGGTAATGAAAGAGATGTACTGCATCCACTTTCTATGTACGAAAAAG GTTCAACGTCAGCAGTACCCGGTGAACTACGTAACAAAGACTCAGAAATAGTTACGCGTAGAG GTCGTACACCAACTACAAAGTTTGCTCCAATTATCGGTCAAATGCGTTCAAACTATGCTCTGCTGAAGAAAGTTCCAATCTGCAAATTTTCCTCAGTAAAGAGATTTGAATATGAACCGCCTGCATTTTGCTGTG